In Heliangelus exortis chromosome 27, bHelExo1.hap1, whole genome shotgun sequence, the genomic window GCTCGGGGAATGGCGGGAGCTGGGGGTGTCGTTTGGGGGGGGTCGAGGTGTCGGGGGTCATTGGGGTGCAGGGGATGTGGGGGGGTCCGGGGGAGCGGGGGGACTGGGGGAGGCAAGAAGgttgggggggtctgggggatGCAGTGGGTTTGGGGGTGCTCggggggctgggaggtgccTGGGGTGCagcggggctgggggtgtcGGGGCAGGACCCCCCCCTTTGGGGTCCTTGGGGCGCGGTGAGGTGGGAGGGGGTCTCACGGGGTGGGGGTTGATGTCACGGGGGTCCCCCTcaccccagccccttccccaggtgCCCTGGATGACTTCGAGAAGACCCGGCCCgccgccccccctcccccgccaCCCCCCCCGGGGTCTCAGCCCTCGCCCAGCGCCTCCGCCAAGgtgggaccctgcgaggggggggggggacacgacaCGACggtcacccccccccccccctccccctgcaccccccttCCGGGTCTGAGATTTGGGGGTGaccctgcccctctccccaggcCTCGCTCTTCGCCTCGCAGGAGAGGTTCTTCCAGGAGCTCTTTGAGGGGGACATGgcctcccaggcagctgccGAGTTCGAGGAGGCCATGAAGGAGCTGGCACGGGAGGAGCCACACCTGGTGGAGCAGTTCCAGAAACTCTCGGAGGCAGCTGGCAGAGTGGGTGAGTgaggggggcggggggcacCCTCCCTGCCCGCCGGGGGGGGGTTACACCACAGCCAGTGCTTGCCACGCTGGTGATGGCACCAAGCCCGGTGCTGGTGACACCACTGAACCTGGCCCTGGTGACACCACGAAACCTGGTGCTGGTGACACCACCAAACCTGGTGCTGGTAGTGCCACCAAACCTGGTGCTGGTAGTGCCACCAAACCTGGTGCTGGTGACACCACTGAACCTGGCCCTGGTGACACCACGAAACCTGGTGCTGTTGACACCACTGAACCTGGCCCTGGTGACACCACGAAACCTGGTGCTGGTGACACCACCAAACCTGGTGCTGGTAGTGCCACCAAACCTGGTGCTGGTGACACCACTGAACCTGGCCCTGGTGACACCACGAAACCTGGTGCTGTTGACACCACTGAACCTGGCCCTGGTGACACCACCAAACCTGGTTCTGGTAGTGCCACCAAACCCGATGCTGGTGACACCACTGAACCTGGCCCTGGTGACACCACCAAACCTGGTGCTGGTAGTGCCACCAAACCTGGTGCTGGTGACACCACTGAACCTGGCCCTGGTGACACCACCAAACCTGGTTCTGGTAGTGCCACCAAACCCGATGCTGGTGACACCACTGAACCTGGCCCTGGTGACACCACCAAACCTGGTGCTGGTAGTGCCACCAAACCCAATGCTGGTGACACCACTGAACCTGGCCCTGGTGACACCACCAAACCTGGTGCTGGTGATGGCACCAAACCCAGTGCTGGTGCCCACGGTGGCCGCTGCCACGCAGGGACTGAGGTAGCAGCAGAGTCACCGGTGCGTGGTGGGGtcttgggggtgctgggggctcccACCATGCCTGGGGTTTGGCCGGGACTGTGGAGTTGGACggggggaggttttgggggtcCCACAGGCCTGACGTTGAGTTCCCCAAGAGAAGCCCCCTGGTGGTGtctgtccccgtgtccccatcccGTGTCCCTGGGTCCCACAGGCAGCGACGCAGCCTCGCAGCAGGAGTTCACCTCCTGCCTGAAGGAGACGCTCAGCGGGTTGGCCAAGAACGCCACCGACCtccaggtgtgtgtgtggggtgtccccccttttttttggggtgtcCCCACTCCCCCACGACCgaccctgctgtccccacagaGCTCCTCGGAGGAGGAGGTGGCGAAGgctctggaggggctggggctggaggagggggagggcagCGTCCTGCCCGTCATGCGCAGCATCATGGAGAGCCTCCTGTCCAGGGAGCTGCTGTACCCCTCCCTCAAGGAGATCACCGAgaaggtttggggggggggaaaaggttCCCCAGtgggggtgggggctggggTCCTGGTGTCACCCCCTGTCACCTTCATGCTGGCCCAGCAATGAAACCGAGTGACAAATGCTCTCTGTTAATGCTCCTTATCCCAGGATATTTCCAGGGCCAggataaagttaattttctgccttggacttttttttgaaagcaaaagtccaaggcagaaaattatctttaattttttggGCGAGGGGGGAGATGAATGTTCCCAAATTGGGGTCCTGGTGTCACCCCCTGTCACCTTCATGCTGGCCCACCAATCAAACCGAGTGACAAATGCTCTCTGTTAATGCTCCTTATCCCGGGATAATTCCAGGGCCAggataaagttaattttctgccttggacttttttttgaaagcaaaagtccaaggCAGGAAATTatctttaagtttttttttgggggggggctaTGAATGTCCCCAAATTGGGGTCCTGGTGTCACCCCTTGTCACCTTCATGCTGGCCCAGCAATGAAACCGAGTGACAAATGCTCTCTGTTAACGCTCCTTATCCTGGGATAATTCcaggccaggataaaggtgatttttttgtcttggacttttttttgaaagcaaaagtccaaggcagaaaattatctttaagtttttttgggggggggagatgAATGTCCCCAAATTGGGGTCCTGGTGTCACCCCTTGTCACCTTCGTGCTGGCCCAGCAATGAAACCGAGTGACAAATGCTCTCTGTTAATGCTCCTTATCCCGGGATATTTCcaggccaggataaaggtgattttttgtcttggacttttttttgaaagcaaaagtccaaggcagaaaattatctttaagttttttttgggggggggggagatgaaTGTTCCCAAATTGGGGTCCTGGTGTCACCCCCTGTCACCTTCACACTGACCTAGCAAGTAAACCAAATGACAAATGCTCTCTATTAGTCCCCTTCCCTGATAAAGGAATATcacaggatatttttttattcttaataattaactaattaattattattaacaccaattaataatttaaacgcttggggttttttttttccaaaagaagcacaaagtctcttgtaagcagctgaaagtccaaggcagaaaattacctttaaattttgggggggggggggggtaggggAGGTGCGTGTGAAGGTTcctgtgttttgggggggtgggtgggtgctggggggtcctggtgtcacccccccctgtccccacagtACCCGGAGTGGCTGCGGCAGCACGGTCCGGGGCTGCCAGCCGAGCAGTACCAGCGGTACCGGGCCCAGCTGGGGGTAATGGGCCGGATCtgtcagcagctggagagggagaggggcggggagggggaggaggagcgGCGGGAGCGCTTCGAGACCCTCCTGGACCTCATGCAGCAGGTTAGTGGGAGGGGACACCACCCCCCCCGGAcccccagtgtcaccctgaCCCCTTCAATGTCACCCTGAcccccccagtgtcaccctgaCCCCTCTAGTATCTCCCTGAcccccccagtgtcaccctgaccccccccagtgtcaccctgaCCCCTTCAATGTCACCCTGAcccccccagtgtcaccctgaCCCCTTCAATGTCACCCTGAcccccccagtgtcaccctgaCCCCTCTAGTATCTCCCTGACCCCCCTCAATGTCACCCTGGCCCCTCCAGTGTCACCCTGACCCCCTCCACTGTCACCTTGATCCTCCTCAATGTCACTCTGAcccccccagtgtcaccctgaccccccccagtgtcaccctcacccccccagtgtcaccctgaCCCCCTACACTGTCACCTTGATCCTCCTCAATGTCACTCTGAcccccccagtgtcaccctgaccccccccagtgtcaccctCACCCCCTCCAGTGTCACCCTGACCCCCTCCACTGTCACCTTGACCCTCCTCAATGTCACTCTGACCCCTCTAGTATCTCCCTGACCCTCCTCAATGTCACCCTGACCTcccccagtgtcaccctgaCCCCCTCCACTGTCACCTTGATCCTCCTCAATGTCACCCTGAcccccccagtgtcaccctgaCCCCTTCAATGTCACCCTGACCCCTCTAGTATCTCCCTGACCCCCCTCAATGTCACCCTGAccccccccagtgtcaccctgaCCCCTTCAATGTCACCCTGACCCCCCCCACTGTCACCTTGACCCTCCTCAATGTCACCCTGAcccccccagtgtcaccctCACCCCCTCCAGTGTCACCCTGACCCTCCTCAATGTCACTCTGAcccccccagtgtcaccctcaccccctccagtgtcaccctgaccccccccagtgtcaccctgaCCCCCTCCAGTGTCACCTTTACCCTCTCCAGTGTCACCCTGACCCCCTCACTGCCACCCTGACCCTCTCTGGTGtcaccctgaccccccccccagtgccaccctgaccccccctgtccccccacaGCTGCAGGACCTGGGTCACCCCCCCAAGGAGTTGGCCGGGGAGTCGGTGAGtgtccccagggaccccctggCTGTGGTGGGgacccccacacacccccccacccctgagGTGACACCGGGGGTCCCACCCaacctccctttccccccctccacaGCCCCCCGGCTTCAACCTGGAGGTGccgggggggccggggggggagCAGTGCCGACTGATGTAGGGTCTGGGGGGGCTGCActgccccccgccccctccccacctcatGGAGCCCCCGgcgaggatgaggaggatggggatgaggacACTGAGCGGAGCTAcaaggagctgggggggtggggggagtggGCACGGGGGGACCCCCCGGGCTTGGGGACACCTCTGTCCCTCCACCATGTCCCCAATAAAGGTGATGGCACTGCCAGAGGCTCCGGGAAactggggggggacacaccTTGAGTGGCaatggaggggagggggcatGAGACCCCCAGTGTGGGGTGACCCTAAAGTGAGGGGGGGGACCCCGAGTgacaggaggggagggggtgtgagACCCCcaaggtgggggggggggtgtcatGGGGTGACCCTGAAGTGAGAGAGGGGACCCTGAGACCCCCAAAgtgaggggggtgagggggtcACGGGGTGACCTGAGTGACAGGAAAGGTGGAGGCATGTGAGACCCCCAAggtgggggggtgaggggcCATGGGTTGACCCTGAAATGAGGGGGGGACCCTGAGACCCCCCAgtgtgagggggggggggggggtgagggtcACGGGGTGCCCCTTTGGGACAAGGTGACCCCAGAGTGTCGGTTGGCCCTGCAGGAAGGAGGGGACACACCCGAGGACCCCCCAGAGGCCCTGAGGGGTCTGGGGGCAGCGCGGAGGGGcctttattttggggggggtgggaggtgggggggggggtctcatTGCCATGGCAACAGCGGGGCCGGGCGGCGCTGTCGCGCTACTGTCGCGCTGCGCCTCCTGTtcctccctgcaccccctcAACCCCTTCGCCGCCGTTGCCGTAAAGCGCGGCAGAGGAGCCGTAAAGCGTCCGGCGGAGGCGGCGCTCtaagatggcggcggcggcccggcccggagccggtGGCGGAGAAACGCTCGGAGAACGCGGGATTTGCCTTTAAACCTTCACCGGGAGCTGCCAGGAGTCGGGTGGGTGCGGgatcttctttctttccctttcccgCACTCATCGGGAGCTTCAGAACCGGGACCGGAGGCCCTCCCCGCCCCCACCCGCCGACCGGCGGGTGGGGGCGGGGAGAGCCGCCGGGACCGGGAGGGCCCAGTCCGGGGTTCTCGGTGTCCCCTGTGCTGTGACAAAgcttttgggggggttttgggggtttggaCACCCCCGTGGGGGCGGAGGGGGGTGAAGGGGTCCCTGTTCCCCCCCCTCAAGGGGTGAGGGAGCTTTTCGGGGTTCCCTCTGAGGTTTGGGGGGGGTCAGTGCTGCCCCCCCCTTCGCTACCCGGAGGAGCCTTTTTTGAGGGGGGTGGGTTGGGTTCTGGGGGCGGGGGGGTCGCTTTAAGGGAGCTCCGGGAGGTCTTTTCTGACCGCAGGGACATTGtcacctcttcctcttttttttttttttttttttttttctggggggggacACAACCCTCTGATCCCCAGAGCCATCCTCAGGGTGTTGCCTTGCCTCAGGGTGTTGCCCTGTCCCCTGGGGTGTCCCAGTGTTTTTGGgagggtcctgcagccccctgaaaagacaggggggggggggtccctagggatttttggggggggggggggaaatgtctCTGGGTTTGGACCTTGCACTGCTGAACTTTAACCTCTCCTTTTTGTCAGCTGCCAGGGAACCTCCAGCACCCACGGCACCCACGGGGGTGGCAGAGGTGAGTGGGGGGGATGGGaatttcccctccccccccccccccccccagttgTGAGGAGTTGGGGGTGAGGTTCATGGGTGCCATGGGTGGGACCTGCTGGGGTGGGTGCTTGGTGATTCACCAGGGTGGGTTTCTGcccactggggggggggggggaatctGCTCATCCctgggtgtggggggggtttgttttggggtttaaccccccccccagcaccatcccagggGGTGGCTCAGGTGAGGAAACTTCCCTTAAATagaagaggctcaggggaggTGTCCCAAGAGGCTTTGGATACTCATCTTGGGGGGCTCTGGGAGCCCCTCCTCTCTTTACTGCTGGGGaaatttaaggtttttttgtttttattttccctccccctcattttttctcatttcttgcACATTTGTGGCCCTCAGGGAGTTGGATTCCATCAGGGattcccctccatccttttcTCCCTCACCTTCCCAGGGAAGGTGTTGATGGCAAAGCACCACCAAGAATttggcagaggggaaaaaaaaaaaccaaaaaacaataaaaataccCCAAAGGGCAAAGTCCAACCCCAGTTCCTGGGATTATTGGTGCTGCCCTGAAGGAAAAACGAGTAGAGGAGGGAAACCCAAATTCCTGGGACCAATCCTGGTGTTAATTTCTCATCCATTGGGAATTACTCTGGGGGGTTCCTGATCAGAGTTCATGGTTCTGGCCTTGGATTCATTTTCCCTCTGTGTCAGTGGGGAATTCCTGCAGGATCCCTGATCCTGCTCAGCAGCAAACGGGGTCTGGAAAAGCCACCctaaaaacagaaggaaagggcaaacaaagaaataaatggtgtgggggttggtttttttggtttttttttaattttgttccccCTGCAGCCACTTTGGGTGCCATCCTCAGCATCCAACTCTTGCCTCCCAAGGCTGGGAAACCCTGGGAGCTGAAAAATAAGGAATTGGTGAAGTTGGGAATTGGGAATCTTccctgggggaggggagggctcTTGGGGCCTCTGTGCTGTCCCTGTACATCCCCTGAAGGGTTTTATGCGGGGGAAAATCTTTAAAAACTTGTCAGTGGGGTTAAAAAAcctcctgagcagctctggctgggtCTGGGGGATGCTCCAGCTGGGTTTAAATCCCTTTTCCAGGCAGGGTGAGTGCTCCAGGATGTcggagagaggcagcagcatggAGGGAAAGACGGATCTGGTGAACGGtgagaggagggggggatggCAGGGACCTGGGGGGTGTCTCCACGGGATCTCCCACTGAGGGGGTGTCCAAACCCCCCTGCAGGCAGCTTGTCCAGCAGCCCGGAGGAGATGTCAGCTGAGGAAGGTCGGGAAACTTCCTCTGGGATCGAGGTGGAGGCCTCTGACCTCAGCCTGAGCCTGACCGGGGACGAGGGGGGACCCAACCGCACCAGCACGGAGAGCAGGGACACGGACACGGAGAgctctggggaggagaaggactCTGACAGCATGGATGACACGGGTCACTACTCCATCACCGAGGAGAGCAGGGCCTTGGATCGctccgaggaggaggaggaggaagaggaggaggaagagcagcagcagcagcagcagcagcagcggtCGCACCGCCGCGCTCAGCGCAAACG contains:
- the PEX19 gene encoding peroxisomal biogenesis factor 19, which gives rise to MSEPHGKEEGEVGVVTAMGGATGWAGLLRPLPTGAKMAAEPEPGSDPELEELLDSALDDFEKTRPAAPPPPPPPPGSQPSPSASAKASLFASQERFFQELFEGDMASQAAAEFEEAMKELAREEPHLVEQFQKLSEAAGRVGSDAASQQEFTSCLKETLSGLAKNATDLQSSSEEEVAKALEGLGLEEGEGSVLPVMRSIMESLLSRELLYPSLKEITEKYPEWLRQHGPGLPAEQYQRYRAQLGVMGRICQQLERERGGEGEEERRERFETLLDLMQQLQDLGHPPKELAGESPPGFNLEVPGGPGGEQCRLM